A genomic stretch from Microtus pennsylvanicus isolate mMicPen1 chromosome 11, mMicPen1.hap1, whole genome shotgun sequence includes:
- the Axin2 gene encoding axin-2, translated as MSSAVLVTLLPDPSSSFREDAPRPPVPGEEGETPPCQPSVGKGQSTKPMPVTSNARRNEDGLGEPEGRASPDSPLTRWTKSLHSLLGDQDGAYLFRTFLEREKCVDTLDFWFACNGFRQMNLKDTKTLRVAKAIYKRYIENNSIVSKQLKPATKTYIRDGIKKQQIDSVMFDQAQTEVQAVMEENAYQMFLTSDIYLEYVRSGGENTAYMSNGGLGSLKVLCGYLPTLNEEEEWTCADLKCKLSPTVVGLSSKTLRATASVRSTETVENAFRSFKRNDPVNPYHVGSGYVFAPATSANDSEISSDALTDDSMSMTDSSVDGIPPYRMGSKKQLQREMHRSVKANGQVSLPHFPRTHRLPKEMAPVEPAAFAAELISRLEKLKLELESRHSLEERLQQIREDEEKEGSEQALSSRDGAPAQHPLALLPSGSYEEDPQTILDDHLSRVLKTPGCQSPGVGRYSPRSRSPDHHHHHRQPYHSPLPIGGKLPPVAACPLLGGKSFLTKQTTKHVHHHYIHHHAVPKTKEEIEAEATQRVRCLCPGGTEYYCYSKCKSHPKAPEPLPGEQFCSSRGSTLPKRNPKGTEPGLALPAREGGMSSGPGAPQLPGEEGDRSQDVWQWMLESERQSKSKPHSAQSLRKSYPLESARTSPGERVSRHHLLGASGHPRSVARAHPFTQDPAMPPLTPPNTLAQLEEACRRLAEVSKPQKQRCCVASQQRDRNHSATGQAGATPFSNPSPAPADHKEPKKLASVHALQASELVVTYFFCGEEIPYRRVLKAQTLTLGYFKEQLSKKGNYRYYFKKASDEFACGAVFEEIWDDETVLPMYEGRILGKVERID; from the exons ATGAGTAGTGCTGTGTTAGTGACTCTCCTTCCAGATCCCAGCAGCAGCTTCCGTGAGGATGCTCCGAGGCCCCCGGTTccgggagaagaaggggagaccCCACCGTGCCAGCCCAGTGTGGGCAAGGGCCAATCCACCAAACCTATGCCTGTCACCTCTAATGCTAGGCGGAATGAAGATGGGCTGGGGGAGCCCGAGGGGCGGGCCTCCCCTGATTCCCCTCTGACCAGGTGGACCAAGTCCTTGCACTCCTTGTTGGGCGACCAGGATGGTGCTTACCTCTTCCGGACTTTCCTGGAGAGGGAGAAATGTGTGGATACCCTGGACTTCTGGTTTGCCTGCAATGGATTCAGGCAGATGAACTTGAAGGATACCAAAACTCTGCGAGTAGCCAAAGCAATCTATAAGAGGTACATTGAAAACAACAGCATTGTCTCCAAGCAGCTGAAACCTGCCACCAAGACCTACATCCGGGATGGCATCAAGAAGCAACAGATCGACTCCGTCATGTTTGACCAGGCACAGACTGAGGTCCAGGCTGTGATGGAGGAAAATGCCTACCAGATGTTTTTGACCTCGGACATATACCTCGAATATgtgaggagtgggggagagaacACAGCTTACATGAGCAATGGGGGACTGGGGAGCCTTAAGGTCCTGTGCGGCTACCTCCCCACCTTGAACGAAGAAGAGGAGTGGACTTGTGCCGACTTGAAGTGCAAACTTTCGCCCACTGTGGTTGGCTTGTCCAGCAAAACTCTGCGGGCCACAGCGAGCGTGCGGTCCACGGAAACGGTTGAGAATGCATTCAG GTCCTTCAAGAGAAACGACCCCGTTAATCCTTATCACGTAGGTTCCGGCTATGTCTTCGCACCAGCCACCAGCGCTAACGACAGCGAGATCTCCAGCGACGCCTTGACTGATGATTCCATGTCCATGACAGACAGTAGCGT AGATGGAATCCCTCCGTATCGCATGGGGAGCAAGAAGCAGCTCCAGAGAGAGATGCACCGCAGTGTGAAGGCCAATGGCCAAGTGTCTCTACCTCATTTTCCG AGAACCCACCGTCTGCCCAAGGAGATGGCGCCTGTGGAACCCGCTGCCTTCGCCGCCGAGCTCATCTCCAGGCTGGAGAAGCTGAAACTGGAGCTGGAGAGCCGCCACAGCTTAGAGGAACGGTTGCAGCAGATCCGGGAG GATGAAGAAAAGGAGGGGTCTGAACAAGCACTGAGCTCACGGGATGGAGCCCCGGCGCAGCACCCTTTGGCCCTCCTACCCTCTGGCAGCTATGAAGAGGACCCACAGACCATCTTGGATGACCACCTGTCCAGGGTCCTCAAGACCCCTGGCTGCCAGTCACCTGGCGTGGGCCGCTATAGCCCCCGTTCCCGCTCCCcggaccaccaccaccatcaccgtcaGCCGTACCACTCCCCGCTCCCGATTGGGGGTAAGCTGCCCCCTGTGGCTGCTTGCCCACTCCTCGGAGGCAAGAGCTTCCTGACCAAGCAGACGACGAAGCATGTTCACCACCACTACATCCATCATCATGCTGTCCCCAAGACCAaggaggagatagaggcagaggccACGCAGAGAGTACGCTGCCTTTGTCCTGGGGGTACCGAGTATTACTGTTACTCCAAATGCAAGAGTCATCCCAAGGCCCCAGAGCCCCTGCCTGGCGAGCAGTTTTG TAGCAGCAGAGGCAGTACCTTACCGAAACGAAATCCGAAAGGCACAGAACCGGGTCTGGCCCTGCCGGCCAGGGAAGGAGGGATGTCCAGCGGACCTGGGGCCCCTCAGCTCCCTGGGGAGGAAGGAGACCGATCGCAGGATGTCTGGCAGTGGATGCTGGAGAGCGAGAGGCAGAGCAAGTCCAAGCCCCATAG TGCCCAAAGCCTAAGAAAGAGCTACCCATTGGAGTCTGCCCGCACATCCCCAGGCGAGCGAGTCAGCCGGCACCATCTGTTGGGGGCCAGCGGACACCCCCGCTCAGTGGCCCGGGCTCACCCGTTTACCCAGGACCCTGCAATGCCTCCCCTAACCCCACCCAACACTTTGGCGCAGCTGGAGGAAGCCTGCCGCAGGCTGGCAGAGGTGTCAAAGCCCCAGAAGCAGCG GTGCTGTGTGGCCAGTCAGCAGAGGGACAGGAACCACTCGGCCACTGGTCAGGCAGGAGCCACACCCTTCTCTAACCCAAGCCCGGCTCCCGCAGA TCACAAAGAGCCAAAGAAACTGGCAAGTGTCCACGCGCTTCAGGCCAGTGAGTTGGTTGTCACTTACTTTTTCTGTGGAGAAGAAATCCCGTACAGGAGGGTGCTGAAGGCCCAGACCTTGACCCTGGGTTACTTCAAGGAGCAGCTCAGCAAAAAGGGAAATTATAG GTATTACTTCAAAAAAGCCAGTGATGAGTTTGCCTGTGGAGCAGTCTTTGAGGAGATCTGGGACGACGAGACGGTGCTCCCCATGTACGAAGGCAGGATCCTGGGTAAAGTGGAGAGGATCGATTGA